In Leptospira saintgironsiae, the DNA window AGAATGTTATGATATTTCCCATTTCCAAGGATCCTTCCCTGTGGCGAGTGGTGTGATGTTTGTAGAAGGAAAACCGTTCAAACAAGGTTATAGAAAGTATAATATTCGAGGTTATGAAGGGATCAATGATCCAGGAATGATGCATGAGGTAATTTCCAGAAGATTACAAAGGATCATCAATGAAGATGGTGTGATGCCTGATCTAATCGTAATTGATGGAGGTCCTACACAGCTCGGCAGAGCTTGTGAGGCAGCAGTAGAAGCTGGCGCTGCAAATCTTCCAATGGTAGGACTTGCCAAAAAAAGAGAAGAGATCTATTTTCCTGGAGAAAGTTCTCCATATAGTTTTGATATGAATTCACCTGGGATGAGATTACTTCGCCATCTTCGGGATGAGGCCCACAGATTCGGAGTAGAACATCATCGTTCCAGAAGAAATCGTGAAGCTTTAACAGGCCTTATCAGAGAAGTTCCTGATATTGGTTTAAAAAGAAGTAAACTATTACTACAATCTTTCTCAGGCCAGAAAAAGATAGAAGATGCGAATATTGCAGAACTAATGAAAGTCCCAGGCATTGGAGAAGCACTCGCAGAAAAAATTTATAATTATTTCCATACTTCTGCAAACCAAAGCAGTGAGACAGGTGGAATCATAATTCCGGAAAATTCGAACTCTAACTCCTAAAAATCGCAAGTAAGAAGTTTTTCCCCAGACAAGTAGCTCTGGAGGGAAAAATGCGAACAATACTAACGGCTTTCTGCCTAATCATCTTTTTCATTTTAGCTTCTTGTAAAGAAAACTCATCTTCCGAGTTATATTTGGAAGAATCAGATAAATCTATAGAATTCCAATATGATCCAACCATCACAAAAGATTCACGACTTGTTTCAGATATGGTCCAAGAGAATGGCCGTACATGTTTTGTTTCTGGAGAAGATCCTAATTATAAGATCCGGATATGTATTCACGAAGATGGAATTTCAGAATTTATGCAAATTCTATCTGCTTGGAAAGAAGGGACACTTGTTTCTGAATTTAGTTCAACCCTTTCGGATAATTCAGGCTATAAAATAGGGACTTATCCTTTTTCTGGAATTAAGACGAAGGTAGAAGGTTCCAAATTTGCTATAATTGGAGATAGAAAACTTAGATTCTCAGGCGACGTTGCTTTAGTTTGGGACAGGGGGAATTTTAATCTCAAAAATCATTTTAAGAATTTTAATATATTCACATTTTCGAATGGAGAATCACTTTTAGTTTTGTCTCCTTCTGGAGAATCTGAAGTATATCTTGGGATTTCTTTTAAAGATCAGACTTTAGAAAAAGAAATCCAAAATCTGATCCTTACCAAAAATCAAATTGGATTAGATACCTGTAATTCTTCTCTTCCTATTATCACCGAAATTTTCGGAGAAACAAATTCAAGTTTGGGAAGATGGATTGAGATTTATAATCCGTATACATTCCCAATTTGCGAAGAAGGTTTGGAATTTAATTTATTGGGAAATAAAACTTCACTTCATCAAACAACGGGTTTTTTATCACCACATGAGACTCGGATCTTTGCAGAGGATATTGCTTCTTTAGAAAGAATTTCACTTTCAGGAATCAAATGGGGAGACCTGAAGAAGGTTGGCAAATTATCACTTAGCCGGGCAGATCAAACTTTCGAGTTTAATCTTCCTGGAACTGGATACTTATTCGGAGATAATTATTATTCATGGAAGGGTGGCTCTTTCTCAACTTGCGAAACTATTTCTAAGTTTTGCATGGATCCCGGCAAGAATTACACCTCAGCTTTAGAAAGTGAATATGCATGTGATCCAAACGATTTTGAATTAGAGGAATTAAATCCGAATGGATTAGTGCACAAGGGCGTTCTTCAGTCAGATTGGAAATATCTAGATCTGATCTATAAAGGAAACGAAATCTGTGAACCTTCTTCTTTAAAAATTAGTTGGGGAAAAAATCTTTTTCCAATTCAGATTTCTAGAAAAATTTCTTCAGGCGAGATTATTAGCTTAGGGAATCTACCTTTTCTATTAGGAAATCCTTCTTATTCCTTTTCGATTTTTAAGACTGTTACTATTAGCGATATTGTTTCCCTTTCTAATTCTTTAGGAAAGGAGAAGGTTCTCTGGGATGGGATTTTTCGCACTTCTAAAGGAGTTCCTACCCGTATTGTACTCCAAAAAACAAATGGAGAAACTGTAAGTATTTGTTTTGAAAATGGAAAGGCTCTTCTTCATCCGAATTCAACTGATCCTGCTTTTCCACAATCAGCCGTCGCCTTTGAAAATCCTAGGACTTCTGCCTCTATTAAGTTTTGCAAAAGATCAGAGAATTTAGGCAAAGCAAGATTTTCAGAAGTTTCTTGGATGGGTTCTTACCAAGGAGTTGATCCAATTTCAAAAGATAAGTTTTTGGAATTTGTATCTGTTACTGAATATTCGCCTGACTCTATATATTTAGAAATTGTCCCAGGTGCTGGAACAACAGTTTCTATTCTTCTACCTTTGGAGAAAGAAGGTTTAACCTTACTCTCTTCTGGAAAATCGACTTGTTTCCCTCAAACAGAGTTTTCGAAGGATGTAAGTTTTAGTTTACCATCTTCCGGATCGAATCTCCTTAAAATCTATGATCCTTATACTGGAGAATTATGGGATGAGTTTGCTTATAGTTCTTCTGGGCCGGGTGTGAATGATACCAAGAATAAGATTCGAAAATCAGCATATTCTAAAATGGAATCCGGTGCGAGGATTTGGTCAGCAAGTTCTTATTTAGGTAAACCTTATCGTGATCCAAGCTGTCCTTTGACGGATGCTCATCCTGGAATTTCGGAATAAGAAGGGTGGCTCATGAAAAGAATCTTCCTCTTATTTATATTTTTATACGCACAACTCATATCATCAGAGGAAGCAAAACAATCTTCTTTAGAGATATATTTTCAGTGGATCTTGTTTCGTACGCAAGGACGGATCTCGGAAGAAAAAGAAACTTCACGAATTTCTGCATTAGCCTCTCCTGCTGTATTGGGATTCAAATTTGAGAGAAATAATGAAAAATTTCAAACAAACTTAGAATGGAATCTAATCAGTACTCCTAATTCAGGTGTTGTACTTTTACCAGGGAGGAATTCATACTTTGGAATTTTGTACAAAGGATTCTTATGGGGAGCAGGAAGAAAATCAGACGTCGAGGAATTTCCCGCCTGGTCTTCTTGGAAAGATGGAGTAGAAGGTTTATTTGCAGAAACTGAATTGGATCATATCAAGATCAGATTTGATATTTTGGATCTATATAGAGGATTCCCTTTATTAGAAAACCAATGGTTGAAACTGCAGGGAAGAGAATATTTACTTCCGAAACAAGCAAGAGATGAATTAATTTCGGAAAAGGATACGGTGTTTTCTTCCCAGTCTAGGTATAGGGCTGGGATAAGTCTGACAGGAAACAAAGAAGATCATTTTCTGTATAGACTTAAGGTGCGTTATCTTTCCTTGGGCGACTGGGGTAGATTCGGATCTGATACGAAAGAATCCAAGTCTGAAAGTATAGAAGGAGACAAAGACTACCTTGTAGAATGGAAACTAGGACTTGGATTTATATGGAAATATTTTTATATTTCTGGGGACTTCTTTCTTTCCAGAGGGATCGATAAAACTGGATATCATCTCTCCCGTGCTGAAAGATCTATTCCAATCAGTGGAGAAGCTCTCCGATTTGATTTAGGATTTTATAATACATACGGAAAAATTTCCTTTTTTGGTTTTTTACCTGATAGAGAAAAAAGATCTTCTCAGGGTGAAATTTTAGAAATGGGTTTTGTTGGAATGGGTGCTTCTCCCATTTCAAATCCTATCTTACAACAAGTCTGGGGATTTTATCCGGCAGCTTGGATCACAGACAGAGGTTTGGAAAGAGAAGAAACAAATTTTCCAGGTAAACGTCCCGCAAATCTATTTGGTTGGAAAGCAGAAGGAAAGTTTTTCGGGATATCACCGAGTGTCCATTTTACTTATATAGGGTTTTTAAAAGAAGAAAATTCTTCTTCCGGTCTTTGGACAATTTCTTCTAAGAATATGCAAAACAAATTCCTGAGAGAGGTAGGTGTAAGTATTGCCTGGTCTCCTCTGGAAGATGATTCTTCAAAGATTGAATTAGATTTAGGCGGTTTTGAATCAGATTCAATAACAGGACTTAAACAATGGTACATGCTCTTTCGTATAGTAGGAGTTTGGAGATGAAGAAGTTTTGTTTTTTCATACCTATCATTCTTTACTTCCTATACTGCGAAAGAACGGAAGAAGAAGTTTCGCTATTTTGGGAAGATGAATTATATCCTAAGGTGTTCTTTTCCTATCCTGGGAGATTTGTTCCCATCGGCAAAAAGAGAAATGTCCGAGATGAGATACTACGTATTATCCGTGAGACTAAACATTCTATCTATATGCATATTTATTCATTCGATGATCCAGAAATCGAATTTGAACTTTTGAATGCAAATAAAAGAGGAGTTCGTTTAGAACTTATGGGAGAATGGGGAAAAAATTACCCAGGCTCTATTTTACCTTTTTTGAAATATTGGAAGGGAACGGGGTTACAACATACAAAGGTGTTGGTTGGAGATCATTCGTTGGTGTTTATGGGGACAGGTAATTTTACATATTATGGTTTGGAACAGGACCATAATGCGTATTTAGAATTTAAACTGAATTCAAAAGACTGGGAAAACTTTCATTCATTCTTAAAAGAAGAATATCCATTTCCTATTTTAAAAATTGGAGGATTAGAATTTTGGAATTCTCCTCAGGAAGGGAATTTGGTCCAAAATAGGCTTTTGGATTCTGTTCTTTCGTCTCAAGATTCGATTCAATATCTCATTTTCGATCATTACGATCCAATTTTAAGTTCGGGATTTACTCGAGCGAATCACGGATTTATCAGCGGAGTTTATAATCGTCCCGTGGATCCGGAAGGGAAAATTCTCTCAAAGCTTCCAGGAATTGAGATCATGGAAGATGGTAACGAAGATATTCTAGATGATCCCACAATCGGTAAAGGAGGACTTCTTCATCATAAAACTATGATCTTGGATGATATAGAAGTATTGACTGGATCTTATAATTATTCTTTGAGCGCAAGGGATTCTAACAGAGAAATTTTGATCCGAATAAAAGATGCAAGGATTGCCAAAGAGTTTAAGCAAGAATGGGAAAATATAACAAACAAATCCAAACTTGTAGAAGTTTCGGAATCAAATTTGCCACTTAATACAGATAACAATCATAATTACGATTCTGAAACTGATCAGATTTGTAGATCTCAACTCCAACCGGAAGATTCATTTTTAGAGATTGGATTTGCTTGGTTTCGCTGGAATAATGTCTATCGGTGGAAGGAAGAATCTTGTAAATCTATTGCAGATTATGAATCGATTAGCTCCCGGTCCTTTGGGGGAAAAGGTGAATTTCCAAAAATAGAAGCAGAGAATTTAGGAATTCAATCATTCGCAAGAAACGGAACTAAAGTCCTTTCTCTTCCTAAATCTGTTTTGATGCAAGAATTTCATTCTACAATTTCGAAACCTAATATCTTCTTAAGACCTTCTCAATTTTTAGGATCTGCTGGTGCCTGGGTTTTTCCAAACGAATCTGAACTTAGCGCGCTTCTCTCCGAAAATTCTCCTCAATATGTTTGGCTTTTAGAAAGAGGAAAACTTCCGAAGAAACTAGGAATCGAAGTGGAAGATGGGGTGTATTATCTCGCTGAAAGTATAAGTTCTAATTCAGGTGTTGCAATAATTGAATATGAGAACTTCGGTCTTTACTTTTGTTATAAATCCGCCAATTATAATCTGAACTGGCCAGAGCAGATCTTATTCGCAGCTTACAATTTTAAAGAAGGCAAAACTTCT includes these proteins:
- a CDS encoding phospholipase D-like domain-containing protein; translated protein: MKKFCFFIPIILYFLYCERTEEEVSLFWEDELYPKVFFSYPGRFVPIGKKRNVRDEILRIIRETKHSIYMHIYSFDDPEIEFELLNANKRGVRLELMGEWGKNYPGSILPFLKYWKGTGLQHTKVLVGDHSLVFMGTGNFTYYGLEQDHNAYLEFKLNSKDWENFHSFLKEEYPFPILKIGGLEFWNSPQEGNLVQNRLLDSVLSSQDSIQYLIFDHYDPILSSGFTRANHGFISGVYNRPVDPEGKILSKLPGIEIMEDGNEDILDDPTIGKGGLLHHKTMILDDIEVLTGSYNYSLSARDSNREILIRIKDARIAKEFKQEWENITNKSKLVEVSESNLPLNTDNNHNYDSETDQICRSQLQPEDSFLEIGFAWFRWNNVYRWKEESCKSIADYESISSRSFGGKGEFPKIEAENLGIQSFARNGTKVLSLPKSVLMQEFHSTISKPNIFLRPSQFLGSAGAWVFPNESELSALLSENSPQYVWLLERGKLPKKLGIEVEDGVYYLAESISSNSGVAIIEYENFGLYFCYKSANYNLNWPEQILFAAYNFKEGKTSSDQYSKSDLEFFAEQGLQTQRRKQLCVISL
- a CDS encoding LIC11755 family lipoprotein; translated protein: MRTILTAFCLIIFFILASCKENSSSELYLEESDKSIEFQYDPTITKDSRLVSDMVQENGRTCFVSGEDPNYKIRICIHEDGISEFMQILSAWKEGTLVSEFSSTLSDNSGYKIGTYPFSGIKTKVEGSKFAIIGDRKLRFSGDVALVWDRGNFNLKNHFKNFNIFTFSNGESLLVLSPSGESEVYLGISFKDQTLEKEIQNLILTKNQIGLDTCNSSLPIITEIFGETNSSLGRWIEIYNPYTFPICEEGLEFNLLGNKTSLHQTTGFLSPHETRIFAEDIASLERISLSGIKWGDLKKVGKLSLSRADQTFEFNLPGTGYLFGDNYYSWKGGSFSTCETISKFCMDPGKNYTSALESEYACDPNDFELEELNPNGLVHKGVLQSDWKYLDLIYKGNEICEPSSLKISWGKNLFPIQISRKISSGEIISLGNLPFLLGNPSYSFSIFKTVTISDIVSLSNSLGKEKVLWDGIFRTSKGVPTRIVLQKTNGETVSICFENGKALLHPNSTDPAFPQSAVAFENPRTSASIKFCKRSENLGKARFSEVSWMGSYQGVDPISKDKFLEFVSVTEYSPDSIYLEIVPGAGTTVSILLPLEKEGLTLLSSGKSTCFPQTEFSKDVSFSLPSSGSNLLKIYDPYTGELWDEFAYSSSGPGVNDTKNKIRKSAYSKMESGARIWSASSYLGKPYRDPSCPLTDAHPGISE
- a CDS encoding LA_2168 family protein, with amino-acid sequence MKRIFLLFIFLYAQLISSEEAKQSSLEIYFQWILFRTQGRISEEKETSRISALASPAVLGFKFERNNEKFQTNLEWNLISTPNSGVVLLPGRNSYFGILYKGFLWGAGRKSDVEEFPAWSSWKDGVEGLFAETELDHIKIRFDILDLYRGFPLLENQWLKLQGREYLLPKQARDELISEKDTVFSSQSRYRAGISLTGNKEDHFLYRLKVRYLSLGDWGRFGSDTKESKSESIEGDKDYLVEWKLGLGFIWKYFYISGDFFLSRGIDKTGYHLSRAERSIPISGEALRFDLGFYNTYGKISFFGFLPDREKRSSQGEILEMGFVGMGASPISNPILQQVWGFYPAAWITDRGLEREETNFPGKRPANLFGWKAEGKFFGISPSVHFTYIGFLKEENSSSGLWTISSKNMQNKFLREVGVSIAWSPLEDDSSKIELDLGGFESDSITGLKQWYMLFRIVGVWR